In Rhodanobacter denitrificans, the sequence CGCGCCTCGACCATCGCTTCGGCGACGCCTGGAGCGTGCAGCTCTCGGCCGGCCACAGCCGCAGCCGGATCAACGACAACGTCGCCTTCGCCTACGGCTGCTTCTATGCGCCGGCCTGCGCCAGCGGCGCCACGCCGGGCTATTTCTTCGCGCCGAACGGCGACTACGACGTCTACGATTTCCGCAGCCCCGGCGACACCCGCGTCAACGACGAGGTGCGCGCCGTGCTCAAGGGCAGCGTCGACACCGGCGCCATCGGCCACGAGATCAGCCTTGGCGCCAGCGCGTTCCGCCGCACCCTCGATCAGCGGCCGTATGTCTACGACTACGTGGGCACGGCCAACATCGACGAGGCCAACCCGCCCTATTTCGCCCCCTCGCCGAGCCAGCCGGGGCCGTCCGCGCGCACGCTGACCAGTTGGCAGCATTCGCTGTTCGCGCTGGACCGCCTGCACCTGGGCGAGCACTGGCAGCTGCTCGGCGGCGGCCGCTTCGTGCGCCTGCACGAACGCGATTACGACGGCAGCGGGCTGCTCCAGCGCGACACCCGGCTGAGCAAGTTCCTGCCGCAGACGGCGCTGATGTGGCAGCCGATCGCGCCGCTGACCACCTACCTCAGCTACAGCAAGGGCCTGTCGCTGGGCGCGCAGGCGCCGTACTGGACCTCCAACGGCGGCACCACGCTGGCGCCGATGCTGTCGCGCCAGCTTGAGGCCGGCGTGAAGTACGACTGGAGCGACGCGCTCAGCCTCAATGCCGCGCTGTACCGCATCCGTCAGGCCTACCAGTTCGCGCAACCGGACAGCACCCCTGAAGGCTTCACCTTCGTGCAGCGCGGCAGCGAGGTGCACAGCGGGCTGGAGCTCGGCGCCGCCGGCCGCATCAGCGACGACCTGCGCCTTACTGCCAGCATCAACCTGATCCGTGCCCGCACGCAGGACACCGGCACGCCCGCCTACGAAGGCCACCAGGTCATCAACGTGCCGCGTCTGCGTTCGGCCGTCTATCTGGATTACCGCCTGCCGTTCGCCCCGCAGCTGAGCCTGCTCGGCGGCTGGCGCTACGCCGGCAGCAATCCCGCCACGCCCGAGGGCACGGTCAAGGTGCAGGCCTACCACGTGTTCGACGCCGGACTGCGCTACGAGAGCCGGTGGCGCGACCACTCGCTGACCTGGCGGCTGAACGTCGACAACGTGTTCGACCGCTTCTACTGGCGCGATACCGGCAGCACCGGCGGCGACCGCTACCTGTTCCCGGGTGCGCCGCGGCTGGCCCGGCTCTCGCTGACCGTGGCATTCTGAGCGCCGGCGCATGGTACGGATCGAACTCGCCGCCGCACTGGTCAGCGCCTGGGCCGTCTGGCTCACCACCCGCCGCCGCCCGTGGTGCTGGCCGGTGGGACTGGTCTCGGTGCTGGTCTACGCGTGGGTGTTCGTCCACGCCAAGCTGTACTCCGATGCGCTGCTGCAGCTGGCCTTCGCGCTGCTGATCGGCTACGGCTGGTGGCGCTGGCTGCAGCACATGGGCGGGGACGGTCGTGTGGAAGTGGCCGCCCTGCCGCGGCGGCAGGCCGTCGCGCACCTGGCCATCGGCGGCCTCGGCGCGCTGGCGCTGGGCGCGTTCATGCACTACCGCACCGACGCCGCGCTGCCCTGGCTGGACGCGGCGCTGACCGCCTTCAGTCTGGTCGCGCAGTGGTGGCAGGCGAAGCGGCACGTCGCTTCGTGGTGGCTGTGGATCGCGGTAGACGTGATCTACGTGGGCGAGTACGTCTACAAGCACCTGCTGATCACCTCGGTGCTGTACGCCGGCTTCGTGCTGCTGGCGGTGCTCGGCCTGCGCGCATGGCGGCGCGTGGCGAAGACCGCGGCGCCACACCAACCGGGCACGGCTTATTGAAAGATCGGCACGGCTCCGGCCAGCCGAACCGATCAGAGCTTGCTGTGCTCCACCTGGCGTTCGCGCTGCATCAGCGTCCATTCGGCGTGTTCGGTCAGTGCCGCGTCGCCGAGCGAAAGCAGGATCTGCCGCTGCAGCACGGGATCGTGCGTGCGGTCCAGTGCCGCGCGCGCGCTGGCGAAGATGCGCTGCATGAAGCGGTACTGTCTGATCAATTCCTTGTCGGCCTTGCGGTAGGCGTAAGCCTCGCGCACGGCGGCGATGATCGACAGCACCGCCATGATCAGCACCAGGACGGTCTTGGTGTCGTGCGACAGCCGGTGCACGAACACCGCCAGGAACACGCTGATCGCGACGCCGCCCCACAGGCTGAGCGAGCCGACCACCTCGGTGACATGGTGCAGTCCGGTGCGCTCGGCGGTCTTGCGCTCGTAGTAATGAAG encodes:
- a CDS encoding TonB-dependent siderophore receptor — protein: MTMPLSRTPLLLALLAAVAPAHADHSADKPQATQLAPVHVEADRAKGYRADSSQIDTFGSFGSAPLHDTPAAISVITRDQIDDRQPRTLSELARSDAALGDNYAPVGYYQDLAIRGFTLDLATGYRLNDMTISGEQLTPLEDKQRVEILKGLGGLEAGVVAPGGLVNYVSKRPADVRSATVGTDSHGSRYVAVDVGGWLSPAFGVRVNAAHEDMHSWVEHADGRRNFLSLAADWKISADTTLQLDTDYQTSGQRSVSGYQLLGGTALPPHPSRTRMLGFQPWQQPVGIAASNSTARLDHRFGDAWSVQLSAGHSRSRINDNVAFAYGCFYAPACASGATPGYFFAPNGDYDVYDFRSPGDTRVNDEVRAVLKGSVDTGAIGHEISLGASAFRRTLDQRPYVYDYVGTANIDEANPPYFAPSPSQPGPSARTLTSWQHSLFALDRLHLGEHWQLLGGGRFVRLHERDYDGSGLLQRDTRLSKFLPQTALMWQPIAPLTTYLSYSKGLSLGAQAPYWTSNGGTTLAPMLSRQLEAGVKYDWSDALSLNAALYRIRQAYQFAQPDSTPEGFTFVQRGSEVHSGLELGAAGRISDDLRLTASINLIRARTQDTGTPAYEGHQVINVPRLRSAVYLDYRLPFAPQLSLLGGWRYAGSNPATPEGTVKVQAYHVFDAGLRYESRWRDHSLTWRLNVDNVFDRFYWRDTGSTGGDRYLFPGAPRLARLSLTVAF
- the pnuC gene encoding nicotinamide riboside transporter PnuC, with amino-acid sequence MVRIELAAALVSAWAVWLTTRRRPWCWPVGLVSVLVYAWVFVHAKLYSDALLQLAFALLIGYGWWRWLQHMGGDGRVEVAALPRRQAVAHLAIGGLGALALGAFMHYRTDAALPWLDAALTAFSLVAQWWQAKRHVASWWLWIAVDVIYVGEYVYKHLLITSVLYAGFVLLAVLGLRAWRRVAKTAAPHQPGTAY